A DNA window from Citrobacter tructae contains the following coding sequences:
- the citR gene encoding DNA-binding transcriptional repressor CitR, producing MANLYDLKKFDLNLLVIFECIYQHLSISKAAETLFITPSAVSQSLQRLRTQFNDPLFIRSGKGITPTVTGINLHHHLENNLNSLEQTISIMHSSNLKKKFIIYSPQIIIATGVLALIHYLRDDSNIEIEHHDILMSAQTAEDLLAYRKADLIITLSPINNRSVICTPFKSCDSVLVCSSTHPRINESSSLEQILEEQFTYYLSEDPGIKAFQSKANSFLTNRRIGFYSDSLVSIANIIANTDIIGLIPVDVYHFYSPLLKLKKINIDVNLPSIQLFLMYNRASLSNNGFAEFIEKITRSD from the coding sequence ATGGCAAACCTCTATGATCTCAAAAAATTTGATCTCAACCTGCTGGTCATTTTTGAATGTATTTATCAACATTTGAGCATTAGCAAGGCAGCCGAAACGCTGTTCATTACGCCATCCGCGGTCAGCCAGTCGCTACAGAGATTACGCACTCAGTTTAATGATCCCCTGTTTATTCGTTCCGGCAAAGGAATTACCCCTACCGTGACAGGGATAAATCTTCATCACCATCTCGAAAACAATCTCAATAGTCTGGAGCAAACAATCAGCATAATGCACAGCTCTAACCTGAAGAAGAAATTTATCATTTACAGCCCGCAAATTATAATTGCAACAGGTGTGTTGGCCCTTATTCATTATCTCAGAGATGATTCCAATATCGAAATAGAGCACCATGACATATTAATGTCGGCACAAACTGCCGAAGATTTACTGGCATATCGTAAAGCTGATTTGATTATTACACTGTCGCCAATTAATAACCGGTCAGTTATATGCACACCTTTCAAATCCTGTGACAGCGTATTGGTTTGCAGTAGCACGCATCCCAGAATCAATGAATCCAGCTCTCTTGAACAAATACTGGAAGAGCAGTTCACATATTATCTCTCTGAAGATCCTGGAATTAAAGCATTCCAGTCAAAAGCGAATTCTTTCCTGACCAATCGTCGCATTGGGTTCTATAGCGACTCGCTGGTATCTATTGCCAATATTATTGCCAATACGGATATTATTGGTCTGATCCCAGTAGATGTTTATCACTTTTACTCTCCCCTCCTTAAGCTTAAAAAAATAAATATTGATGTTAATTTACCATCAATACAGCTTTTCTTAATGTATAACCGGGCTTCTCTCAGCAATAATGGATTCGCTGAATTCATCGAAAAAATCACACGTAGTGATTAA
- a CDS encoding phosphoadenosine phosphosulfate reductase: MSVYKIPLNQNVLEAAQERITWTLETLPRVCVSFSGGKDSGLMLHLTATIARQLHKKIHVLFIDWEAQFSCTIDYVQALRNDYSDVIEQFYWVALPLTTQNSLSQFQPEWQCWEPNTQWVRQPPEDAITDPDFFHFYQPGMTFEQFVREFADWFSEKRPAAMLVGIRADESYNRFVAIANSHKQRFSDDKPWTTAAPGGHTWYIYPIYDWKTADIWTWFAKTKMQCNPLYNLMYQAGVPTRYMRICEPFGPEQRQGLWLYHVIEPQRWAAMCARASGVKSGGIYAGHDNHFYGHRKILKPEHLSWQDYSMLLLNSMPEQTAEHYRNKIAVYIQWYKKKGMVDIPQNQEGDIGSKDIPSWRRICKVLLNNDYWCRALSFSPTKSTNYQRYNERMKTKRQEWGILCNSD, translated from the coding sequence ATGTCTGTTTATAAGATCCCTCTGAATCAAAATGTTCTGGAAGCCGCACAGGAACGTATCACCTGGACGCTTGAGACGCTACCTCGTGTGTGTGTCTCCTTCTCAGGCGGTAAAGATTCAGGGCTAATGCTGCATCTGACGGCCACGATAGCCCGCCAGCTACATAAAAAAATTCACGTTTTATTTATAGACTGGGAAGCTCAATTTTCCTGCACTATCGACTATGTACAGGCATTACGAAATGATTATTCCGATGTCATTGAGCAGTTTTATTGGGTTGCATTACCTCTCACTACGCAAAATTCACTCTCACAATTTCAACCTGAATGGCAATGCTGGGAACCGAATACACAATGGGTTCGCCAACCACCAGAGGATGCGATTACCGACCCCGATTTTTTTCATTTCTATCAACCAGGAATGACCTTCGAACAATTCGTTCGCGAGTTCGCTGATTGGTTTTCAGAAAAACGCCCCGCCGCGATGTTGGTCGGGATCCGCGCCGATGAGTCATATAATCGTTTTGTGGCTATTGCCAACTCGCATAAGCAACGCTTTTCCGATGATAAACCCTGGACTACCGCCGCGCCCGGAGGACACACCTGGTATATTTATCCAATATACGACTGGAAAACAGCCGATATATGGACATGGTTCGCTAAAACAAAAATGCAGTGCAACCCCTTGTATAATCTGATGTATCAGGCAGGTGTCCCAACACGGTATATGCGCATTTGCGAACCTTTCGGCCCAGAACAGCGCCAGGGTCTCTGGCTGTACCACGTTATTGAGCCGCAGCGATGGGCGGCAATGTGTGCCCGCGCGAGCGGCGTTAAAAGCGGAGGGATTTATGCCGGTCATGACAACCATTTTTATGGTCATCGGAAAATATTAAAACCTGAACATTTGAGCTGGCAAGATTATTCCATGTTGCTATTAAACAGCATGCCAGAACAGACCGCAGAGCACTATCGCAACAAAATCGCCGTCTATATACAGTGGTATAAGAAAAAAGGAATGGTTGACATTCCACAAAATCAGGAGGGTGATATTGGGTCCAAAGATATTCCCTCATGGCGGCGGATCTGCAAAGTACTGCTAAATAATGATTACTGGTGTCGGGCACTTTCATTCAGCCCAACAAAATCGACAAATTACCAACGTTATAACGAGCGCATGAAAACAAAACGCCAGGAATGGGGAATCTTATGCAACAGCGACTAA
- a CDS encoding IbrB-like domain-containing protein — MQQRLTQELTGFLSGLSEEERIEAINEFRIAIHSVSPFREEPVDCVLWVKNEHISPNDYNPNNVAPPEKKLLLKSIEADGFTQPIVVVHSTEEQYEIIDGFHRHELGKSKSSLKSRLKGYLPITCLQRERHERMAATIRHNRARGRHQIRAMSEIVRELSQLGWSDEKIGKDLGMDSDEVLRLKQINGLQELFADRRFSKAWTVK, encoded by the coding sequence ATGCAACAGCGACTAACTCAGGAACTCACCGGTTTTCTTTCTGGTCTCTCAGAAGAAGAACGAATTGAAGCTATCAATGAATTTAGGATTGCAATACACAGTGTCAGCCCTTTTCGTGAAGAACCAGTAGATTGTGTTTTATGGGTCAAAAATGAGCATATCTCACCGAATGATTACAACCCTAATAACGTCGCCCCTCCAGAAAAAAAGCTGTTGCTAAAGTCTATCGAAGCGGATGGATTCACACAGCCTATTGTTGTGGTTCATTCAACAGAAGAACAGTATGAAATCATTGATGGTTTTCACCGACATGAATTAGGCAAAAGTAAATCCTCGCTGAAATCGCGGCTTAAAGGTTATCTGCCTATCACCTGTTTACAGCGCGAACGCCACGAACGCATGGCCGCGACAATTCGTCACAACCGTGCTCGCGGGCGTCATCAAATCCGCGCGATGTCTGAAATCGTCCGCGAACTGTCACAATTAGGCTGGAGCGATGAAAAAATAGGTAAAGATCTCGGGATGGATAGCGACGAGGTTTTACGTTTGAAGCAAATCAACGGCCTGCAAGAATTGTTTGCCGACCGTCGATTTTCCAAAGCCTGGACAGTGAAATAG